From the genome of Primulina huaijiensis isolate GDHJ02 unplaced genomic scaffold, ASM1229523v2 scaffold43363, whole genome shotgun sequence:
CATATAAAACAATGATATAAATCAGGCGTATTAGTTGCTTTctgtatttttcataaatattatgcCGAATGTTTCGATTTGAAGAATCTAGAGTTCAGTGCTAGTTTAAATGTGCCATGACTACTGTATGTCAAACACATGGTCCATCTTTGTCTGCTTATTGATATGGAGGTTAAGTTTCTATGTAAAAAATGCGTAGATCACTAAGGTAGTTTTTGgcaaatgcttaaaaaaagTGATTATGAATTTTTCATTTACGAAGTTCAAATCTAAGCATGTTTGGGTGCTGTCCAATTGATTATCTTGTTTATGCTCGTCAACtgtttaaatgaaatatttctttGCTAGTGAATTTTTATCTATGTGGATGAGTAtggtttttttatctttttggttttttcaattttttttcaattctcTAATTTGTGGGTCTATAATAACCTGTCATAAGGTGCAATACTAGTTATAGAGTTATGATTTGATCTATTCTGAATATAACTGAACTTTTATTTTCAGTGATGCTCTGATGtacttatttttttaacatttatgaTGACTCGTACAGGAAGGAACATGATGTTTGAAGTGGAGATGGCGACGAGAAAATTGTTtcctttttaaaaatgaaattcttgATTGAGGTTGTTCGATTTGCCATGGATAAACTTGGTTCGTGATGGAGCTTCAGCTGTAAATGTACATACTATTACAATTAATCGCAATTTTCATCACAGGTAAGGATGCATCTATCGGTCAACTGATGAACTTCATCTTTGCTGCAAGGATGGCCAGAAAGCATGAAAAGGTTGCGAGAGTTTCAGTGAGCGGTGATGAAGACAGTAACAAGGTTTTTGATGATTTCTCTCCATTATTGTTGAACCACATTTCTGTTTCTGATGTATAACCAAAGGACATCTTTATTTAAGTTTTGTTTCTCATTGCATATTCCTGTGGAAAAGCAACATTTCTAACTAGCAAAAAATCTCTGGATTGTTAATCTGATAATTTGTACGAGGGCAGCAAGCCCTTATTAATACCAGTTCTGCATCATCACATTGCCTGCTATGTAAGGTGAAAACCACGTAAAAAGGCAAGCCAAAAAAGAGTAATCTGTGATGAAATGTAAATTACTACATTCCAGTTCTGAATTATCACAATACTAGTTCTACATTCCTGGTGATCCAAACACATTGATTGTATCATGATTGTTCATTTTCATCTGGTGCTAAAAGCATAAATATAAGGGCGAGAAAGATCGAGCTAGTGAAACCAGACTTTTATTAGACTGAAATTGTGAAATAGAAAAAAAAGGTTTTACATGCAAAGGAAAATGCCCAAATAATAACAGAACGAAAGTTTTCATGTCAAGTTCCAAGTGAACAAAAAAAAGTTGTTACAAGCTTGATATCCCACAATACTTAGGAATGTAGTACTTCCAATTTTTTTCAGCTAGAAAGCTGTAATCTGTGATCAAAATTCGATATATGGATTCATCTCTCACATTTGAAGTTATGACCTTTAAATTGTGGGACGGAGATTATATTGGCCAAAACTGAATACCAGCAAACTGTTTGATGCATAGGAATGATTAAAAATCTGTACAATTTGGGTAACTGGAAGAATGTATCTTCAAGAAAACACAGAGAGGAGGGCTACATATTTTTTAGTCAGTTTCCTGGATAAATTTAATGAGAAGGGCTGGCAGAACCTCAtatacttattttttttatgtgactGCGTTCCATGTGGCAACAGCTGCTTGATACTTGTTGGCGACTCATACCATTATTATTGGTTTTATTAATCATCTATTCTGAGCCGAAGAAGAATTTTGACCCATTAAATCTGCAATCTTGATGAGTAATATACCGCTTCTTGAAGTCACTTCTAGTCTGTTACTTATGCCCAGAGCTCTTGATCTCCGAAATTGATTTGTGAGACAGAGCTATTCAGAATTGAGTAGTATATGACTGGagaatttctttattttatcctatcatgtctcacttgtcaAACACATTCTCCACAAATCTGTATTCATGGTCATCATCAGGGAAGCATGTTTGACAATGTTTTGTCCCTTCATGCTAATCCAAAATCCATATTTTCGGGAATTCAGCAATGAGGCCTTGTTTGGTATTACGGAGAAAACATTGAGATTGCTTGAAATCGGCTTTTCTGAGGAGGAGATTTCAACAGCTTTTGAGAAATGTGTGGAGCTGATTACgaacatttgaaattttttattgattaagTTGACTGAGCAAGAAAAATTGTGTGCTACGATGGCGGCTAAACATTATATTTATTGACGACCTGAAGATACTTGAgcatttttctatttatttttgaagAGTGGTGAACTGGTTCCATTTTATTTACGTAGAGGGACATGTTACATCAAGTAATGTGTTTTGCATAAGATAAGTAGCTTTCCTGGTAAAAACCATGATCTTTTGTCAAGAAAGATTTTCATTTCAATATGATGCAAGTTCCATGCCTAACTACCCTTTTACTTATCTGAGGCTGTCATCGTATTAACTTGTTTGACCTTTTATTTTGTcttattgttttcttttatgAAAACCAATGCACTTAAACTAATTAAGCCAATTCTATACCCTCGTGTTTGTTAAACTATAAAACTGGATATAGTAGTATAATCATGCGCAACCCAACTTTCCTTCTTTCCTCTActgttattttgtttttgaggtTACTGTTGGTGATTTCAATATTGTGCAAACAGAATGTATCCgtctaattttgtttttgagatTACTTATATGCAACAGAATTTTTTAGTCTCAGGATGTCTGAGGTCATCAGTTTACTTGCCATCTGATTCCTGAAGCATCTGCAGGGaaattgtttgagaaatttTAACTGTTGAGCTGGTGTATACGAAATGCAACCTTTTGTTTTCCAcattaaaaaggaaaatgtataGTATTTAATTATTGGAACAATATAAATGGCAGATGCTATTGATTTGTCGAGACTCGAGGTGACTGCAATAACAaggaatttattttttatacctTCCGTTTGACTTGATATTGGTTCTACATCGAGTTTTCAATCGTTATCACCTTATGTTTTTTCATGGAAATGTTCCTAATGCACTGAAAACCATGTCATTAGGACTCTATTTGTTCGACTCATAAAAAATTTTGCATCTTTGAGAACTCTTGTTGATAATGACCCTAAAAATAGGGAGTTATGTGCCATGGATGTAAATTTTCTCTGAGAAGTAATTTCACATTTTCTCTTCCATTTGCCTTTATATTTTCTCGTGCTTGTTTTTCAGGTTGTGAAGCATCTCTGCAAGAGCTTACTGATTCAATTTTTGGTGCTCAACTTGCTGGCAGTTGCCCAAATTCAGACAAGgttgatgtaatttttatggaGCATTTTCCTGTTTATGTAAAACTATTCGTGGATGGTACTATTAGTtaacacatatttaaaattgtttttgatGATTCACAGTATTTCTCTACTTCTTTGAGCACTTCAACTACCCAAACTAATCCTACAACTTTACACAGTGGGTTCGGACGTTACTTAAGCAATAATTCTTTTGATTCAATAACTGTAAAAACTGAGGAATGGCATCCAGATGCTGTTGCTCAAGTTGGGATCTctgattttcttgaaaattgaaAGGCAAGAGGCC
Proteins encoded in this window:
- the LOC140970126 gene encoding uncharacterized protein translates to MKFLIEVVRFAMDKLGKDASIGQLMNFIFAARMARKHEKVARVSVSGDEDSNKVVKHLCKSLLIQFLVLNLLAVAQIQTSGFGRYLSNNSFDSITVKTEEWHPDAVAQVGISDFLEN